In Oncorhynchus nerka isolate Pitt River linkage group LG21, Oner_Uvic_2.0, whole genome shotgun sequence, the following are encoded in one genomic region:
- the LOC115110669 gene encoding xylosyltransferase 2-like, translating into MNTRIGKMVASVRVQKLLRRYKLAIAAALTILLIQGLVVWSLRSLEEGEAERKTRRSKLPDHNSQDPKREAVAWERQNVLSGRSGARWNSRLERTGATAASALRRGTKRRGKHTIRVKVPLGQGVAVDGVPPHDPSSSRNFTDTRGGGEGVARLPPPVMPGEPGSVEGAPQAPSSDFVPKCDIMGKDALSALHRAGSRQCRQEIANIVCQHQAGQLMPRALPQFCPLHGFSSPVQTADELDNDLAKVENPVRVAFVLVVHGRAIRQLKRLIKAIYHRDHFYYIHVDKRSNYLHREVQQIAQQYPNVRATPWRMVTIWGGASLLKAYLHSMQDLLSMLDWNWDFFINLSATDFPTRTNDELVAFLSQHRDQNFLKSHGRENARFIKKQGLDRLFHECDNHMWRLGERTIPEGLEVSGGSDWFSLTRRFVEYVINSQDELVAGLKQFYTYALLPAESFFHTVLGNSPMCDSLVDNNLRVTNWNRKLGCKCQYKHIVDWCGCSPNDFKPQDLVRIQQLTRPTFFARKFESTVNQEAIHILDTHLYGHYAPGTVAIKAYWESLFELVDGVGSLSDVALTAYSSFFRLGLRSLESSQTSLETCRYEPIGYPVSVHLYFYDERFQGYLVRQEVQKVGSRVRETVEVWAVPQATMQLENNLREFERLKNLEVGTEWDPKERIFRNFGGVIGPLDEPVAVQKWVRGPNLTATIVWIDPAQTVAASYDISVDVDAEYTQYKPPLQRPLRPGAWTVRVLRLWERVAEARFLVMPLAFKGREPLRQEEDSWLHAGPPGNLYLEQGFQQLRSVLKLPPQEPALQEAQQRAQLVGKPLEAWVDRTVGAFWVTGDLCSTLPSPGPCPSLGPCTKSTWSSLAPDPKSELGPVKGDGRIR; encoded by the exons aggAAAACGCGGCGGTCTAAGCTACCTGACCACAACAGCCAGGACCCCAAAAGGGAGGCGGTGGCCTGGGAGAGACAGAACGTCTTGTCTGGGAGGAGCGGGGCCcgatggaacagcagactggagaggACGGGGGCCACGGCTGCCAGCGCCCTCCGGAGGGGCACCAAGCGCCGGGGGAAGCACACCATCAGGGTGAAGGTGCCCCTGGGCCAAGGGGTAGCAGTTGATGGCGTTCCCCCCCATGACCCCTCCAGCAGCCGTAACTTCACTGATAcccggggtggaggggagggggtggccAGACTACCCCCTCCAGTCATGCCAGGGGAACCGGGCAGCGTGGAGGGGGCGCCCCAAGCCCCCAGCAGCGACTTTGTGCCCAAGTGTGACATCATGGGCAAGGACGCCCTGTCGGCCCTGCACCGCGCAGGCTCGCGGCAGTGCCGGCAGGAGATCGCCAACATTGTGTGCCAGCATCAGGCCGGGCAGCTCATGCCAAGGGCACTGCCTCAGTTCTGCCCGCTGCACG GTTTTTCCAGCCCGGTCCAGACAGCTGATGAGCTGGACAATGACCTGGCCAAGGTGGAGAACCCGGTCAGGGTGGCCTTCGTCCTGGTGGTCCACGGCCGGGCCATCAGGCAGCTCAAACGCCTCATCAAAGCCATATACCACCGAGACCACTTCTACTACATCCACGTGGACAAG cgttCCAACTACCTGCATCGGGAGGTGCAGCAGATTGCCCAGCAGTACCCCAATGTGCGTGCCACGCCCTGGCGCATGGTGACCATCTGGGGCGGTGCCAGCCTGCTGAAGGCCTACCTGCACAGCATGCAGGACCTGCTCTCCATGCTGGACTGGAATTGGGACTTCTTCATCAACCTCAGTGCCACTGACTTCCCCACCAG GACCAACGATGAACTGGTGGCTTTTCTGTCACAGCACAGAGACCAGAACTTCCTCAAGTCACATGGGCGGGAGAACGCGAG GTTCATAAAGAAGCAGGGTCTGGACCGGCTGTTCCATGAGTGTGACAACCACATGTGGCGGCTGGGTGAGCGGACCATCCCAGAGGGCCTGGAGGTGTCTGGGGGCTCTGACTGGTTCTCCCTCACCAGGCGCTTCGTAGAGTATGTCATCAACTCCCAGGATGAGCTGGTGGCGGGCCTGAAACAGTTCTACACCTACGCCCTGCTCCCCGCTGAG TCCTTCTTCCACACAGTGCTGGGAAACAGTCCCATGTGTGACTCTCTGGTGGACAACAACCTGCGTGTTACCAACTGGAACAGGAAGCTGGGCTGTAAGTGCCAGTACAAACACATAGTGGACTGGTGCGGCTGCTCTCCCAACGACTTCAAACCACAGGACCTTGTCAGGATACAG CAACTGACCCGGCCCACGTTCTTTGCCCGAAAGTTTGAGTCCACGGTGAACCAAGAGGCTATACACATCCTGGACACCCACCTGTATGGACACTACGCCCCAGGGACAGTGGCCATCAAGGCCTACTGGGAGAGCCTGTTTGAGCTGGTGGACGGGGTGGGCTCCCTCAGTGACGTGGCCCTCACGGCCTACTCTTCCTTCTTCCGCCTGGGCCTCAGGAGCCTGGAGAGCAGCCAGACCAGCCTGGAGACCTGCAG GTATGAGCCAATAGGCTACCCGGTGTCGGTGCACCTGTATTTCTACGACGAGCGTTTCCAGGGCTACTTGGTCCGTCAGGAGGTGCAGAAGGTGGGGTCAAGGGTCAGGGAAACGGTGGAGGTGTGGGCCGTGCCTCAGGCCACCATGCAGCTGGAGAACAACCTCCGGGAGTTTGAGAGGCTCAAGAACCTGGAG GTGGGCACAGAGTGGGACCCCAAGGAGAGAATATTCCGGAACTTCGGTGGTGTGATCGGGCCGCTGGACGAGCCGGTGGCGGTACAGAAGTGGGTTCGGGGGCCCAACCTCACTGCCACCATTGTGTGGATCGACCCCGCCCAGACGGTGGCGGCGTCTTATGACATCAGTGTGGATGTGGACGCAGAGTACACACAGTACAAGCCCCCGCTGCAGCGGCCGCTCCGCCCCGGGGCCTGGACAGTCAGGGTGCTGAGGCTGTGGGAGCGTGTGGCTGAGGCTCGCTTCCTCGTCATGCCCCTGGCCTTCAAAGGACGAGAGCCACTACGCCAAG AGGAGGACAGCTGGCTGCACGCGGGGCCACCAGGCAACCTGTACCTGGAGCAGGGCTTCCAGCAGCTGAGATCTGTTCTGAAGCTGCCCCCACAGGAGCCCGCCCTGCAGGAGGCCCAGCAGAGGGCCCAGCTGGTGGGCAAGCCCCTGGAAGCCTGGGTGGACCGCACAGTGGGGGCCTTCTGGGTGACCGGGGACCTGTGCTCCACCCTGCCCTCCCCGGGCCCCTGCCCTTCCCTTGGCCCCTGTACCAAGTCCACCTGGAGCTCCCTCGCCCCAGACCCTAAGTCAGAACTTGGCCCTGTCAAAGGTGACGGCCGGATCAGGTAG
- the LOC115110690 gene encoding ras-related protein Rab-37-like isoform X4 — MYIIMENTPEMECVDQGEGLHSDSAYGSSAVDTDTEDCLTPLEITFPYNEDLMHKTIMVGDSGVGKTSLLVQYDQGKFIPGSFSATVGIGFTVMLLGDSAVGKTCVLVRFKDGAFLGGNFIATVGIDFRNKVVTVDNAKVKLQIWDTAGQERFRSVTHAYYRDAQALLLLYDITSKSSFDNIRAWLTEIHEYAQKDVVIMLLGNKTDMAGERVIKREEGEKLAKEYGVPFMETSAKTGVNVELAFLAVAKELKHRAAQQPNEPKFQIHEYIASEKQKSGCCGGYM, encoded by the exons ATGTATATCATTATGGAGAATACCCCTGAAATGGAATGTGTTGACCAGGGCGAGGGGCTTCACTCGGACAGTGCCTATGGGTCATCTGCGGTGGACACGGATACAGAGGACTGCCTGACTCCCCTCGAGATCACTTTCCCCTATAACGAGGACCTAATGCACAAG ACCATCATGGTGGGAGACAGCGGCGTGGGGAAGACCTCTCTGCTGGTCCAGTATGACCAAGGCAAGTTCATACCCGGCTCCTTCTCTGCCACTGTGGGCATCGGCTTCACG GTGATGCTGCTGGGAGACTCTGCGGTGGGGAAGACGTGTGTGCTGGTGCGCTTTAAAGACGGGGCCTTTTTGGGAGGCAACTTCATAGCCACCGTGGGAATAGACTTTAGG AATAAAGTTGTGACGGTGGACAACGCGAAGGTCAAACTCCAG ATCTGGGATACTGCAGGACAGGAGAGATTCCGCAGTGTCACGCACGCCTACTACAGAGACGCACAGG CCCTCCTCCTGCTCTATGACATCACCAGCAAGTCATCCTTTGACAACATCAGG GCCTGGCTGACTGAAATTCATGAGTATGCTCAGAAGGATGTGGTCATCATGTTGCTTGGCAACAAG ACGGACATGGCCGGAGAGAGGGTCATCAAgcgtgaggagggagagaagctGGCCAAG GAATATGGAGTCCCTTTCATGGAGACCAGTGCCAAGACTGGAGTCAACGTAGAGCTGGCCTTCCTGGCTGTAGCAAA GGAGTTGAAGCACAGAGCTGCCCAGCAGCCCAACGAGCCCAAGTTCCAGATCCATGAATACATTGCGTCTGAGAAGCAGAAGTCTGGCTGCTGTGGTGGCTACATGTAG
- the LOC115110690 gene encoding ras-related protein Rab-37-like isoform X1 — MYIIMENTPEMECVDQGEGLHSDSAYGSSAVDTDTEDCLTPLEITFPYNEDLMHKTIMVGDSGVGKTSLLVQYDQGKFIPGSFSATVGIGFTNKVVTVDNAKVKLQIWDTAGQERFRSVTHAYYRDAQGNLCYIETLPGCVCGRMLRTRGGVRLSAFLFSALLLLYDITSKSSFDNIRAWLTEIHEYAQKDVVIMLLGNKTDMAGERVIKREEGEKLAKEYGVPFMETSAKTGVNVELAFLAVAKELKHRAAQQPNEPKFQIHEYIASEKQKSGCCGGYM, encoded by the exons ATGTATATCATTATGGAGAATACCCCTGAAATGGAATGTGTTGACCAGGGCGAGGGGCTTCACTCGGACAGTGCCTATGGGTCATCTGCGGTGGACACGGATACAGAGGACTGCCTGACTCCCCTCGAGATCACTTTCCCCTATAACGAGGACCTAATGCACAAG ACCATCATGGTGGGAGACAGCGGCGTGGGGAAGACCTCTCTGCTGGTCCAGTATGACCAAGGCAAGTTCATACCCGGCTCCTTCTCTGCCACTGTGGGCATCGGCTTCACG AATAAAGTTGTGACGGTGGACAACGCGAAGGTCAAACTCCAG ATCTGGGATACTGCAGGACAGGAGAGATTCCGCAGTGTCACGCACGCCTACTACAGAGACGCACAGGGTAATCTCTGCTATATTGAAACACttcctggttgtgtgtgtggtagaaTGCTAAGAACACGTGGCGGTGTGAgactctctgcctttctcttctCAGCCCTCCTCCTGCTCTATGACATCACCAGCAAGTCATCCTTTGACAACATCAGG GCCTGGCTGACTGAAATTCATGAGTATGCTCAGAAGGATGTGGTCATCATGTTGCTTGGCAACAAG ACGGACATGGCCGGAGAGAGGGTCATCAAgcgtgaggagggagagaagctGGCCAAG GAATATGGAGTCCCTTTCATGGAGACCAGTGCCAAGACTGGAGTCAACGTAGAGCTGGCCTTCCTGGCTGTAGCAAA GGAGTTGAAGCACAGAGCTGCCCAGCAGCCCAACGAGCCCAAGTTCCAGATCCATGAATACATTGCGTCTGAGAAGCAGAAGTCTGGCTGCTGTGGTGGCTACATGTAG
- the LOC115110690 gene encoding ras-related protein Rab-37-like isoform X2 yields the protein MYIIMENTPEMECVDQGEGLHSDSAYGSSAVDTDTEDCLTPLEITFPYNEDLMHKTIMVGDSGVGKTSLLVQYDQGKFIPGSFSATVGIGFTNKVVTVDNAKVKLQIWDTAGQERFRSVTHAYYRDAQALLLLYDITSKSSFDNIRAWLTEIHEYAQKDVVIMLLGNKTDMAGERVIKREEGEKLAKEYGVPFMETSAKTGVNVELAFLAVAKELKHRAAQQPNEPKFQIHEYIASEKQKSGCCGGYM from the exons ATGTATATCATTATGGAGAATACCCCTGAAATGGAATGTGTTGACCAGGGCGAGGGGCTTCACTCGGACAGTGCCTATGGGTCATCTGCGGTGGACACGGATACAGAGGACTGCCTGACTCCCCTCGAGATCACTTTCCCCTATAACGAGGACCTAATGCACAAG ACCATCATGGTGGGAGACAGCGGCGTGGGGAAGACCTCTCTGCTGGTCCAGTATGACCAAGGCAAGTTCATACCCGGCTCCTTCTCTGCCACTGTGGGCATCGGCTTCACG AATAAAGTTGTGACGGTGGACAACGCGAAGGTCAAACTCCAG ATCTGGGATACTGCAGGACAGGAGAGATTCCGCAGTGTCACGCACGCCTACTACAGAGACGCACAGG CCCTCCTCCTGCTCTATGACATCACCAGCAAGTCATCCTTTGACAACATCAGG GCCTGGCTGACTGAAATTCATGAGTATGCTCAGAAGGATGTGGTCATCATGTTGCTTGGCAACAAG ACGGACATGGCCGGAGAGAGGGTCATCAAgcgtgaggagggagagaagctGGCCAAG GAATATGGAGTCCCTTTCATGGAGACCAGTGCCAAGACTGGAGTCAACGTAGAGCTGGCCTTCCTGGCTGTAGCAAA GGAGTTGAAGCACAGAGCTGCCCAGCAGCCCAACGAGCCCAAGTTCCAGATCCATGAATACATTGCGTCTGAGAAGCAGAAGTCTGGCTGCTGTGGTGGCTACATGTAG
- the LOC115110690 gene encoding ras-related protein Rab-37-like isoform X3: protein MSTKKASLKDKETKNGTSKYVLERCASVCEYFDIAFKVMLLGDSAVGKTCVLVRFKDGAFLGGNFIATVGIDFRNKVVTVDNAKVKLQIWDTAGQERFRSVTHAYYRDAQALLLLYDITSKSSFDNIRAWLTEIHEYAQKDVVIMLLGNKTDMAGERVIKREEGEKLAKEYGVPFMETSAKTGVNVELAFLAVAKELKHRAAQQPNEPKFQIHEYIASEKQKSGCCGGYM from the exons ATGTCCACAAAGAAGGCATCGTTGAAGGATAAAGAGACTAAAAACGGAACATCAAAATATGTGTTGGAGAGATGCGCCTCGGTTTGCGAGTATTTTGATATTGCCTTCAAG GTGATGCTGCTGGGAGACTCTGCGGTGGGGAAGACGTGTGTGCTGGTGCGCTTTAAAGACGGGGCCTTTTTGGGAGGCAACTTCATAGCCACCGTGGGAATAGACTTTAGG AATAAAGTTGTGACGGTGGACAACGCGAAGGTCAAACTCCAG ATCTGGGATACTGCAGGACAGGAGAGATTCCGCAGTGTCACGCACGCCTACTACAGAGACGCACAGG CCCTCCTCCTGCTCTATGACATCACCAGCAAGTCATCCTTTGACAACATCAGG GCCTGGCTGACTGAAATTCATGAGTATGCTCAGAAGGATGTGGTCATCATGTTGCTTGGCAACAAG ACGGACATGGCCGGAGAGAGGGTCATCAAgcgtgaggagggagagaagctGGCCAAG GAATATGGAGTCCCTTTCATGGAGACCAGTGCCAAGACTGGAGTCAACGTAGAGCTGGCCTTCCTGGCTGTAGCAAA GGAGTTGAAGCACAGAGCTGCCCAGCAGCCCAACGAGCCCAAGTTCCAGATCCATGAATACATTGCGTCTGAGAAGCAGAAGTCTGGCTGCTGTGGTGGCTACATGTAG